TGACTCTGCTCCCCTACGGGAGCGGCGCGTTCGCCGAGGAGCCCAAGGTCGCGACGTCGTCCACCGCGCAAGACGAGCCCGAGGAGGTGAGGAACAACTTCGTCCTCCCGGGCGAAAACGTCGCGGAGCCGATGCCGGACGTCCCTCCGCCCGCGCGGCGGCTCGGAGAGAACCTCGCGGAGCCCGCCGTGCCGGATGTGTTGAATCTGCCATCCCCTTCGAAGGTGAGGGTCGCCACGGCGACGACTTCAGCGAAGCAACAGGTCGCGGAGAAGACCGAGCAGACGGAGGGTCCGGCGCCCGTCGTTCAGGCGCCTCGGCCGAGCGAAGAGACTCCTGACAGTTCGAAGTCGGGTGCCAAGGCGAGTGAAGAAGAGCGAAAGCGCCTGGCCCGGGAGGTTCAGGATGCCGCACGGGCGAGTAAGCCGTTTCTGAGCGCCTCAGCGGAGTTTCGCATGCTCGCCATCACCGACGAAACTGCCCGGGGTGATCGGTCTCTCGGCTACGGCTTGACCGCAGGCTACCCAGTCATCTCGGGCGGCGTCGCTGCCCTTCGGTTGGGCCTTCGGGAGCGGTTCGTCGCCGAAGTCGGCGACTCGGCGTTTCGTTTCGACGACGTCAGAGCCACATTCTCGTACACCCACTCCGTGGAGCTCCCTAGTTTTTCGCGGGAGCTCTCATTGACTCACTATGCGCGGCTGTGGCTCCCCACGTCGAGACCGAGCCAGGCGAACGATCTGATCGTCGGCACAGCCCTCGAGAGCAAAGCGATCATCGAGGCATTCGAGAACTTCAGCGTCGGCTTCGATGGATTGGCGATTTATCGGTTTTTCGAGTACGCCACCAAGAAGGGCACCGAGCAGTTTCCCAATAACCGGCTGGCGCTACAAGCGCTAGGCTTCGCCGAGTATACGATGTTCGAGGTGGGCGACCTGTCCGTGTCCGGAGGTTTGGATGCGTACACCATTTGGTACCTGGGCTACGCGGTCGGCGGCCATGCCGCATGGACGCAGGACTTTGGCTGGGACCTGTATCTGAGTACTTCCTACGGTCCTCACCTTACGTTCGACGTCTCTTTGGAGCACGGCGGCTCCGTGCTCCGAGACGGCATCCGTAATCCGATCTTCCTTCACCGCGACCAGACCGAGCTCGTCTTCGCACTCTCCGGTCGACTCTAGCGCCTCATGAACGCCGAATCGGCTGCGCCGCAGCGACCCGACGTCTCTTTCGTCATGCCTTGTTACAACGAGGCCGACGTCATCCCGTACACCATCCCGAGGTTCGTCCGGGCCTTTCAGCGCGAAGGCTTCAAGCTCCAGTTGGTCGCGTGCGACAATGGCTCTACCGATCGGACCGGAGAGCTGATCGAGCAACTCACGAGAGAGGGTCTGCCGATCACTCCGGTTCGCGTCGAGGTCAACCAGGGCTACGGGTTTGGTGTGCTCTTTTCGTTGCCCTCATGCACCGCGGACTGGGTTGGTATCATTCCGGCGGACGGTCAGATCGACGCCGAGGACGCCGTCCGACTGTACGAGATCGCTCGAACCCTCAAAGAGCCCGCGCTGATCAAGGTCCGCCGGAGATTTCGGCTGGACGGTGCGCATCGCTCGGTCACCTCGTTCGGATACAACGTGGCCATGGCCGCGTTATGGCCCGGTATTGGCAGCTTCGACGTCAACGGCAGCCCGAAGCTCCTCCATCGCTCCACGATCGAAGCCATGCGGCTCGTTTCCAAGGACTGGCTGCTCGACCCGGAGATCTTGGTCAAAGCGTATCAGATGGGCTTGAAAGTCATCGAGGTGAACGCGTTCTCTCGGATGCGAGAGCACGGGAGCTCCCACGTGCGCCCGATGGACGTGGCGCGATTTTTCCGCGGGCTCTTCAAGCTGCGGGCGGGCTTGATTCGCTGACTCCGTACGCCGATCGGAATCCGGGGCTTGCAGTATTCCAGGCGCCTGACCGCTGATCTCACGGGTAGCGCGATCCCGTCTGCTCCTCGCGCACGATCTCATAGCGCCCGTTCGTGATCGTCGGGCCTCGCAACCTCAGAATCGTCCGGTCGGGAAAGGCGGCGCGTAGCCTCCGAGTCAGTTCCTCGCCTCGATCCCACGCGAGGATCGGCTCGTTGGCGCTCAAATCGGTTGGGTTATAAATGACCGCTGACGCGTAGTCCGGATGTCTCCTGCCCTCGATCAACACCAAAGATCGGCCCAGCGTGCCGCCCGCGATGAGCTCCCGAACGTCGGGCCGCATGCGTCGGTAGTGGAAATATTTGTCGGCCGCACGAAAAGGTACACCCAACCCGACCGCCAGCAGGCACAGCACAACCGCAGCCGCTCGAATGCGCTCGGCCGAGCCGGCGGCCGCTTCGGCGACGACCTCGATCCCGCGGGCGGTCAGGAGCAAGCCCGGGAAAATCACCAGATACCAGTAGCGAGCGCCGAAATCGGGACCGCCCGAAAACCAATAAAAACTGTGAACGAACACGATGGAGAGGCCCGCAGCCAAGACTCCATAGTCCGAGCGGCGCGCCCTCCCCGATCCGAAGAGGACCAAGATACCTAGCAGCGAGCCGGTCACCCAACCGAGGAGCTCCAGGTTTATGAGTGCGACATTGATGTGGCCGTTCAGGACGACGTCTCTCAGTCCGTGGCCAGCAAACGGATCGAGCCCGCCAAAATTCAGGCCTCGATTGGGCCCGAATCCGAGATCGTTGGAGCCCGGACCGTAGAGTCGATTGCAGTACTCGGTGATCGGAAACAACAAGGCGTTCCCGGTCAGAAGCTGGTTGTAGAGGAGCTGTGCGGATCCGACCAGGGCCGTGGCGACGGCTAGCGGCAGGAGAGCGCGCCTGCGTTTCCCTTCGAAGCTCAGGGTCCAAAGACCGAGAGCGACAGCGAGAGTCACGCCTTCGAGGGGCCGGGTCCAACTCACGATGCCGATCGCCAGTCCCGCTGGGATCATGAGTCCCCAACTTCGCCCCTGCCGAACTCGATCGACCAGCCACGTCGCGGCGAGAGTCAGGCACAGCGCGGAAGCATGACCCATATAACTCATGCCAATGAAGAGAAACCAGGGAGATGTCGCGAATAGGAGTACGACCCACTTCGCCTCCCGGATTCCCGCGACACTTCGCGTGACCGAGTAGGCCAAGGGTACGGTCGCGGCGCTGACGATCGGGTTCACGAGCCACGAGACTTTGAAGAGGACGCCGATCGCCAGCAGCATGGGCCATCCGGGCGGAGTCGGGCTGAACCACCGATCTCCCACGAGGCTCATCAGATCGGTATCGAAGGCCTCGGGAACGGGCGGGCTCGGGAGCCACAGCTTCCCTTCGGCGAGATACCGCGCTTGAAGGAGGTAGGCGACCTCGTCGGGAACGTGCGGATGGCGTTGATAGACGAAGTAGGCGAGGGCGCTGGTGATCAGCAGTACCCACGTCGTGGCGAACAGCAGGAGTCGACGGTCGAGAGCGGCACTCGTTCGACTCGCCCAAGACTTCGGGATCGAAGCAGCGAGCAAGCTTGCCACTAGCAGCCCCAAGGCTCGGAGCAAGAAACCAAGGGCGAGCTCTGCGAATGACTCAACCGGGCTCTTGGAGAGTACGGCGCCGGTTACGAAGAAGAGGGCGGTCAGCGCGAGGAGCACCCAGGACCGAAGTCCGAGGGCATCTCTCGCGGCGTTCCAGATCCCCGCGATCTCGCGAAATCTCGTTCCGATGGCCACCCCCGAGACGATGACGACTGCGAGCGCGAACAGGGCGTTGGGCTCGAGCCAGCGCGCCGGTGGAAATAGGTGGGGGTACCGAACAGTCGGCCCGGCGTCGGTGAGTGCGAAACCGGCGGCCTGAATCGAGACGAGGAGGGCCAGCAACCCTGCGAGCGTGGAATTCGCCCGCGAGAGCGTAGCTGCGATCAAGAGGCCGAGGCCTGAGGCTCCAAGGAGCGCCCCGCGCCCGCTGAGGATGCCGTCAGGCAGCATCCCGAGCCAACCTACGGAGAGGAGCGACAGGAGGCCCACGGCGGCGAAGACGAACGGCATCGTTCGTCGGATTGGCTCGTGAGCCATCGAAGCGGGCTAGGTCTAGCCACGCCGAAACGCAATCCCGCCGCGCTAGGGAAGTGGGCCGTCGTGGTATCTCCCTCGAGATCGGAGAGCACGCGACGCGGCTACGATCGAAACGCAGGGCCCGCTGAGAGTCTGGACTGCTTGGCGATCTAGCCTACGACTCGAGCACGCGCAGCCCGGGCGTCGCGCACTCCATGCTCTCGCCCTCCGGCTCGCTACGTGTCCGTTCTTGCGCGCTAACACCCAGTCGTCGCGTCTCTCCGTCGACCCAACGGGCGACCTCGAGCAAGAGCGGGCCGAACCAAGCGCTCTGAGTGACCGCAGGTGAGCTCGCCAGCGCGGTGACGAAGCCGCCGAGGTGGCGCGTGAGGAACTTCGCCTCCGCGTCCCGCACGATCTCGACACCCTCAGCGTCCCCGGCCTGAGTGAGGAAGGACTCCTTCATGAGCAGCGCAGCATAGAACTCGAGCTCCACGGCGATGTGGTCGGGCATCTCGTGACACTCCGCCAGCGCGAACCCGAAGGCTTGATAGAAGCCCATGACGTCGGCGAGATCGTTACCCTTCGAGAGCCCCTTGTGGGAGCCATACTCAGACTCGTACACGGAGGCCGCGCCCCGATCGAACAGCGCAACATACTCGGACCTCAAATCATCGAGGTCGAGCTCGATATCGAGGGCCGGCACACCTTCGAGGAGCTCGTTCACGACGTCTCTCATGCCAACGAGCTCCTGGCCAAAAGACTCCGTCGGATAGCCCAGCAACAGAGAACCCAGTGAGAACCGTCGACCGAGCGCCCAAAGACGCGGAGCGCTATCCAAGTCTAGAGCGTTCGGACTCGGCTCCAAAAGCGGCTTCGAGGCCTCCGCAAGGCCGGAGCTCTTCGGATCCGCAGAGGGGTTCGTGCTCGCGGCAAGCTCGTTCATTTCACCCCTCCTTCGACCAGCACCGGTGTCCAACTCATCGTCACGCACTTTCGGGAGCCCACCTCTGCGTTCCCGCCCTGCCATACCGCGAAGCCGGCAAAGCTCCGGCCACCGGGCGTCAGGGTCGATCCACCCTCGACCATCAACTGTCGCGTAATGACGAGCAGCCACTCACCGTTGACCCACACCGCCCGTCCTAGACTTCCGTGACCCTCCTGGACCGAGCTCGTGCTGAACCCTTCGGCCAGGATCTCGTCCACTCCGGTTTTTTCGTAGGCCTGTGGGTTGCCCTCGGCGCGCCCAGGCGAGAACTTCTCGCGTTCGGCGTCCGATTTCTGACCCACTGACCCCGGATCTCGAAACTCCATCGGATAGATGTCGATCGACATGTTGGGGTACAGATCGCGCATCGTAGGTTTGCCGCGCTCCTTGTCGCGCTGGTACTGGGCGCGCCAGTGGAAGATGTGAACCGGCAGGTCCTTGGCTCCCATGAAGACGGGCGGCGGAGGCCCCGCTTTGACGGGGAACTGCATCGCCGCTGCGTCCGAATATTCACCGAGGCGCCCAGCCTCGTTTACGTCCGCGTCCGCCCACCGGAGTCGCACGGCCATGACACGCCCGTCGTGCACCGCTTGTACCTGGACC
The sequence above is drawn from the Desulfovibrio sp. genome and encodes:
- a CDS encoding molecular chaperone TorD family protein is translated as MNELAASTNPSADPKSSGLAEASKPLLEPSPNALDLDSAPRLWALGRRFSLGSLLLGYPTESFGQELVGMRDVVNELLEGVPALDIELDLDDLRSEYVALFDRGAASVYESEYGSHKGLSKGNDLADVMGFYQAFGFALAECHEMPDHIAVELEFYAALLMKESFLTQAGDAEGVEIVRDAEAKFLTRHLGGFVTALASSPAVTQSAWFGPLLLEVARWVDGETRRLGVSAQERTRSEPEGESMECATPGLRVLES
- a CDS encoding glycosyltransferase family 2 protein — protein: MNAESAAPQRPDVSFVMPCYNEADVIPYTIPRFVRAFQREGFKLQLVACDNGSTDRTGELIEQLTREGLPITPVRVEVNQGYGFGVLFSLPSCTADWVGIIPADGQIDAEDAVRLYEIARTLKEPALIKVRRRFRLDGAHRSVTSFGYNVAMAALWPGIGSFDVNGSPKLLHRSTIEAMRLVSKDWLLDPEILVKAYQMGLKVIEVNAFSRMREHGSSHVRPMDVARFFRGLFKLRAGLIR